A part of Prolixibacteraceae bacterium genomic DNA contains:
- the mltG gene encoding endolytic transglycosylase MltG: MVIGKSNHALIRPKLGRNIAVVIALLTIGAGVYSYKLFGYVFHPIIKTECDVFIGKDADIEVLKDSLVRKDALMDMKAFEFIAKKKMLSSKIKPGKYHLKKGTTGNNLVNQFIAGNQSPIVLTFNNVRFFPDLAKKVASQLMIDSVSVLKMIDDSVKMQKFGFNKYSYPAMFVPNSYEMYWTISSEHWLDRMHKEYMRFWNAQRLGQAKKLKLLPVEVVTLASIVQEEVRHTDEMSKVAGVYVNRLKRGWPLQADPTIKFALGDFTISRILIQDLKIDSPYNTYVNKGLPPGPICFPSISAVDAVLNYTHHNYLYFCANKTFDGYHAFAKSYRQHLINARAYQNELNKRRIGFKSHRK, from the coding sequence ATGGTTATTGGAAAATCTAATCATGCGTTGATCCGCCCAAAATTGGGAAGAAATATTGCTGTTGTTATTGCTTTGTTGACAATTGGAGCAGGTGTATATTCTTATAAGTTATTTGGATATGTTTTTCATCCAATTATTAAAACGGAGTGTGATGTTTTTATCGGCAAAGATGCTGATATAGAGGTGTTAAAAGATAGTCTTGTAAGAAAAGATGCTTTAATGGATATGAAAGCATTTGAATTTATTGCAAAAAAGAAGATGCTATCTTCTAAGATAAAACCAGGGAAATATCATTTGAAGAAGGGAACAACAGGGAATAATCTTGTAAATCAATTTATTGCTGGAAACCAAAGTCCTATAGTTCTTACCTTTAATAATGTGAGGTTTTTTCCTGATCTTGCTAAGAAAGTTGCTAGTCAATTGATGATTGATTCTGTTTCTGTGTTGAAGATGATTGACGATTCAGTCAAGATGCAAAAATTTGGATTCAATAAATACAGTTATCCTGCCATGTTTGTGCCTAATAGTTATGAGATGTATTGGACTATAAGTTCCGAACATTGGTTGGATCGTATGCATAAAGAGTATATGCGATTTTGGAATGCCCAGAGGTTAGGGCAAGCGAAAAAGCTTAAACTTTTGCCTGTAGAAGTGGTTACTCTCGCTTCAATTGTACAAGAGGAGGTTAGGCATACCGATGAGATGTCTAAGGTTGCAGGTGTGTATGTTAATCGTCTGAAAAGAGGTTGGCCTTTACAAGCTGACCCAACAATTAAGTTTGCACTAGGAGATTTTACAATTTCACGAATTCTAATACAAGATTTGAAAATTGACTCTCCGTATAATACATATGTAAATAAAGGATTACCTCCTGGGCCGATCTGTTTTCCTTCAATTAGTGCAGTTGATGCAGTTCTGAACTATACCCATCACAATTATCTCTATTTTTGTGCCAATAAAACTTTCGATGGTTATCATGCTTTTGCTAAGAGTTATCGTCAACATCTCATCAATGCTCGTGCATATCAGAATGAGTTAAATAAAAGAAGAATTGGTTTTAAAAGCCATCGTAAATAA
- the prmA gene encoding 50S ribosomal protein L11 methyltransferase, translating to MKYTKTICKIFPDNEINRDLLVATLGELGYDSFVSEGDTLDAYVQTKLYNTQLIEDGALDFAPMYTVETQSEEVPDQNWNEVWEQESFKEMLIANKILIRAVGPEKDSSYPYQIEIVPNMSFGTGDHQTTAMILELLLEIECQGKQVLDMGCGTGILGIMAAKRGADIVDAIDIDPWCFDSTTKNSEINNVNLCLNPILGDANAIPETKIYDVIFANIHKNILIQDMHRYASVQRPGGKIFMSGFFVSDVSDMIDYAKKKGYKSLSVNEKDDWAVVEFIRV from the coding sequence ATGAAATATACAAAGACCATTTGCAAGATCTTTCCAGATAATGAGATTAATAGAGATCTTTTAGTTGCCACTTTGGGAGAGTTAGGGTATGATAGTTTTGTTTCAGAAGGAGATACTTTAGATGCTTATGTTCAAACGAAGCTATACAATACTCAATTGATAGAAGATGGTGCTTTGGATTTTGCCCCAATGTATACTGTCGAAACTCAGAGTGAGGAAGTTCCTGATCAGAATTGGAATGAAGTATGGGAACAGGAGTCATTTAAGGAGATGCTTATTGCTAATAAAATTCTTATCAGAGCAGTTGGACCAGAAAAAGATTCAAGTTATCCTTACCAAATAGAGATTGTACCCAATATGAGTTTTGGTACAGGAGATCATCAAACAACTGCTATGATCTTAGAGTTGTTATTAGAGATAGAATGTCAAGGAAAACAAGTGCTTGATATGGGGTGTGGTACAGGGATTCTCGGAATCATGGCCGCAAAACGAGGTGCAGATATTGTTGATGCGATTGATATTGATCCATGGTGTTTTGACAGTACAACTAAAAATAGCGAGATTAACAATGTAAATCTATGCCTTAATCCAATCTTAGGAGATGCAAATGCAATCCCTGAAACAAAGATTTATGATGTGATTTTCGCAAATATACATAAAAATATTTTAATCCAAGACATGCATAGATATGCATCTGTGCAGCGTCCAGGTGGAAAAATATTTATGAGTGGATTTTTTGTGTCTGATGTTTCAGATATGATTGATTACGCAAAAAAGAAAGGTTACAAATCACTTAGTGTTAATGAGAAAGATGATTGGGCAGTAGTTGAGTTTATTCGAGTATAG
- a CDS encoding metallophosphatase family protein, whose translation MKHIALLSDSHGNLDSVAIKHLQDVDEIWHAGDLGGIEVLDQLENITKTRAVFGNIDDHKVRNATPQIQIFETEGLKVVMTHIGGYPGRYYKGIGPILTKEKPKLFISGHSHILKVIPDNTKKLIHMNPGAIGKHGFHKVRTLIKFEIDAGEIKNLRVIELGARGVL comes from the coding sequence ATGAAACATATCGCATTATTATCTGACAGTCACGGAAACCTTGATTCTGTTGCAATAAAACATCTCCAGGACGTTGATGAAATATGGCATGCGGGAGACCTTGGAGGAATTGAAGTACTGGATCAATTAGAAAATATTACAAAGACACGTGCCGTATTTGGCAATATAGATGACCATAAAGTTAGGAATGCAACTCCACAAATTCAGATATTTGAAACAGAAGGACTAAAGGTAGTAATGACCCACATTGGTGGTTATCCAGGTAGGTACTACAAAGGAATTGGCCCAATACTCACGAAAGAAAAACCAAAACTATTCATCTCTGGACACTCACATATACTAAAAGTGATACCTGACAATACAAAAAAACTTATCCATATGAATCCGGGTGCCATTGGTAAGCATGGGTTCCACAAGGTTCGAACATTAATCAAGTTCGAAATAGATGCTGGTGAAATTAAAAACCTAAGAGTAATTGAACTAGGAGCAAGAGGAGTGCTATAG
- a CDS encoding tetratricopeptide repeat protein, whose product MNQRLKTFILSFTIVVIFISLTHRGYAQPSENIPDTLSTYFEKYQALKRNNPYQAVALMKEASQLDVVQDNPKVKSSIFNRIGNVYLDLKIYSLAMDAYFESLKNINLAHDENGKAYCLNDIGNVYYALNNYELPRQYYQQSYEIFEKTSDNYGMAVASNNLGMVALKTQNYEKALAYFQKAYEIRKRQNNLGLMAHSRLLIAQVFLEQGYFEKAIKYMKDAKQMYARDREPDNVALVDSELGEAYFTYKKYAEALHFYESSLNLYTLKQQHLEVGKTTLKIASCYEHLEDLNQAEENAHRAYKLFESYKLESQKLDAILFLSNLYIKEKRYKDASEYQNSYITLKQGIDQRNSRSEFSKLLYSIDAFKESQEVKQLKLINDKQKIRTKLLLILFCLSMLFLFFLIIWFKQKRKQQQMMNAKKREIAELEIYKKEQENERLNRELNFRNNELASKAISMVKTNEFIDDVVKMLQQLIIPKNAQRSVNQIIDKLHFFKKDDGWKEFEVRFEKVHSDFYRNIEKRHPNLTPNERKICAFLRLNMTTKEISALTYKSAKSIDVARSRLRKKMDLPRDENLITYLSQF is encoded by the coding sequence ATGAATCAAAGATTGAAAACCTTTATATTATCTTTTACAATCGTTGTGATATTTATATCTCTTACCCATAGAGGTTATGCACAACCAAGTGAGAATATACCAGATACTTTATCAACTTATTTTGAAAAATACCAAGCGCTAAAACGGAACAACCCCTATCAAGCTGTAGCTTTGATGAAAGAAGCTTCACAACTAGATGTCGTTCAGGACAACCCTAAAGTCAAATCTTCAATCTTCAATCGTATCGGAAATGTCTATCTTGATTTAAAGATTTACTCATTAGCCATGGATGCATATTTTGAATCACTTAAGAATATTAATCTAGCACATGACGAAAATGGTAAAGCTTATTGTCTTAATGATATTGGAAATGTATACTATGCTCTAAATAATTATGAACTTCCAAGACAATACTACCAGCAGTCTTACGAAATATTCGAAAAGACTTCAGACAATTATGGAATGGCTGTAGCGTCTAATAACCTTGGAATGGTTGCATTAAAAACTCAAAATTATGAAAAAGCACTTGCCTATTTTCAGAAAGCATACGAAATAAGAAAACGACAGAATAATCTAGGCCTCATGGCACACTCTAGACTGTTAATTGCACAAGTATTTCTAGAACAGGGATATTTTGAAAAAGCAATTAAATATATGAAAGATGCCAAACAAATGTACGCAAGAGATCGTGAACCAGATAATGTAGCACTTGTAGATTCAGAACTTGGCGAAGCTTACTTTACCTATAAGAAGTATGCTGAAGCACTACACTTTTATGAAAGTTCATTAAATCTGTACACTCTTAAACAACAACACTTAGAAGTAGGTAAAACGACATTAAAAATCGCTTCCTGCTATGAACATCTTGAAGATTTAAATCAAGCTGAGGAAAATGCACATAGAGCTTATAAGCTTTTCGAAAGCTACAAACTCGAGAGTCAAAAACTAGATGCCATTCTTTTCTTATCAAACTTATACATTAAAGAAAAGAGGTACAAAGATGCTTCAGAATACCAGAATAGCTACATTACTTTAAAACAAGGTATTGATCAAAGAAACAGCAGAAGTGAATTCTCAAAACTCCTTTATAGTATCGATGCCTTCAAAGAGTCTCAAGAGGTAAAACAACTGAAACTAATTAACGACAAACAGAAAATCAGGACGAAACTTTTACTTATCCTATTTTGTCTTTCAATGTTATTCTTATTTTTCTTAATCATTTGGTTTAAACAGAAAAGGAAACAACAACAAATGATGAATGCAAAGAAGCGTGAAATTGCAGAACTTGAGATATACAAGAAGGAGCAAGAGAATGAAAGGTTAAATAGAGAGCTTAACTTCAGGAATAATGAGTTAGCATCCAAAGCAATCTCAATGGTCAAAACAAACGAATTCATTGACGATGTAGTAAAAATGCTTCAACAGCTAATAATTCCCAAGAACGCACAACGAAGTGTCAATCAAATCATCGACAAACTACATTTCTTCAAAAAAGATGATGGATGGAAAGAATTCGAGGTAAGATTTGAAAAAGTCCATAGTGATTTTTATCGGAATATTGAAAAAAGACATCCAAACCTGACTCCAAATGAGAGAAAGATATGCGCCTTTTTAAGATTAAATATGACCACCAAAGAGATAAGTGCTCTAACATATAAAAGTGCCAAAAGTATTGATGTTGCAAGATCAAGACTACGAAAAAAAATGGACCTTCCAAGAGATGAAAACTTAATCACCTATTTATCCCAATTTTAA